From Skermanella sp. TT6, a single genomic window includes:
- a CDS encoding ABC transporter substrate-binding protein: protein MLKKLLAGTATLALAVGAVTGAANAQISGDTVKIGVLTDKSSLYADVSGEGSVVAAQLAVEEFGGKAAGKPVQIISADHQNKADISSNIARQWFDTEGVDAIADLVTSSTALAVQEVARDKGKVTLISGAATSRLTGDACSPTGFHWAYDTYALAVGTGRAMVQEGGKTWFFLTADYAFGHSLEADVTREVKALGGEVKGSVRHPLNNSDFSSFLLQAQGSGAQVIGLANAGTDTTNSIKQAAEFGITSSGQSLAGLLLFISDVDSLGLQIAQGLSLTTGFYWDMDDETRAWSAKYEQKTGKKPTMVQAGVYSSVLHYLRAVDAAGTDEGLKVANKMKELPVKDMFAKNGKILANGRMAHDMYLARVKQPSQSKGRWDYYDILRTIPADEAYQKAELSGCPFTKK from the coding sequence ATGCTCAAGAAACTTCTCGCCGGCACCGCCACGCTCGCCCTGGCGGTCGGCGCCGTGACCGGGGCCGCCAATGCCCAGATCTCCGGAGACACCGTCAAGATCGGCGTCCTGACCGACAAGTCGAGCCTCTATGCCGACGTCTCGGGTGAGGGTTCCGTCGTCGCCGCCCAGCTGGCGGTGGAGGAATTCGGCGGCAAGGCGGCCGGCAAGCCCGTGCAGATCATCTCGGCCGACCACCAGAACAAGGCCGACATCTCGTCCAACATCGCCCGGCAGTGGTTCGACACCGAGGGCGTCGACGCCATCGCCGACCTGGTCACCTCCTCGACGGCGCTCGCCGTGCAGGAGGTCGCCCGCGACAAGGGAAAGGTGACCCTGATCTCCGGTGCCGCGACCTCGCGCCTGACCGGCGACGCCTGCTCGCCGACCGGTTTCCACTGGGCCTACGACACCTACGCGCTCGCGGTCGGCACCGGACGCGCGATGGTCCAGGAGGGCGGCAAGACCTGGTTCTTCCTGACCGCCGACTACGCCTTCGGCCACTCGCTGGAAGCCGACGTGACCCGGGAGGTCAAGGCGCTGGGCGGCGAGGTCAAGGGCAGCGTCCGCCATCCGCTGAACAACTCCGACTTCTCGTCCTTCCTGCTGCAGGCCCAGGGATCGGGCGCCCAGGTCATCGGCCTCGCCAATGCCGGCACCGACACCACCAACTCGATCAAGCAGGCGGCCGAGTTCGGCATCACCAGCTCGGGCCAGTCGCTCGCCGGCCTGCTGCTGTTCATCTCCGACGTGGATTCCCTCGGGCTCCAGATCGCCCAGGGCCTGTCGCTGACCACCGGCTTCTACTGGGACATGGATGACGAGACCCGCGCCTGGTCGGCCAAGTACGAGCAGAAGACCGGCAAGAAGCCGACCATGGTCCAGGCCGGCGTCTATTCCTCGGTCCTGCACTATCTGCGCGCCGTCGATGCCGCCGGGACCGACGAAGGCCTGAAGGTCGCGAACAAGATGAAGGAACTGCCGGTCAAGGACATGTTCGCCAAGAACGGCAAGATCCTGGCCAACGGCCGCATGGCCCACGACATGTACCTGGCGCGCGTGAAGCAGCCGTCGCAGTCGAAGGGGCGCTGGGACTATTACGACATCCTGCGCACGATCCCGGCCGACGAGGCTTACCAGAAGGCGGAGCTGAGCGGCTGCCCCTTCACCAAGAAGTGA
- a CDS encoding ABC transporter ATP-binding protein, which yields MPDGAATTTGMLEIRDLHAFYGESHILHGVSLDVRRGEVVTLLGRNGAGKTTTMRSIMGIVGRRTGSIRLNGTELVGLASNRIARLGIGYVPEERGIFSSLNVEENLMLPPTIKAGGMEVEAIYRLFPNLKERRKSQGTRLSGGEQQMLAIGRILRTGADLILLDEPTEGLAPVIIQQIGRVVRELKRSGFTILLVEQNFRFAATIADRHYVMEEGHIVDMIPNDQLEANMDKLHEYLGV from the coding sequence ATGCCTGACGGGGCCGCGACGACGACGGGGATGCTGGAGATCCGGGATCTCCACGCCTTCTACGGCGAGAGCCACATCCTTCACGGGGTCAGCCTGGACGTGCGGCGGGGCGAGGTCGTGACGCTGCTGGGGCGCAACGGCGCCGGCAAGACGACGACGATGCGCTCGATCATGGGCATCGTGGGCCGGCGGACCGGCTCGATCCGGCTGAACGGGACGGAGCTGGTGGGTCTGGCGTCGAACCGGATCGCCCGGCTGGGCATCGGCTACGTTCCGGAGGAGCGGGGGATCTTCTCCAGCCTGAACGTGGAGGAGAACCTGATGCTGCCGCCGACGATCAAGGCGGGCGGGATGGAGGTGGAGGCGATCTACCGGCTGTTCCCGAACCTGAAGGAGCGGCGCAAGAGCCAGGGGACGCGGCTGTCCGGGGGCGAGCAGCAGATGCTGGCGATCGGGCGGATCCTGCGGACCGGGGCCGACCTGATCCTGCTGGACGAGCCGACCGAGGGCCTGGCGCCGGTGATCATCCAGCAGATCGGGCGGGTGGTGCGGGAGCTGAAGCGAAGCGGCTTCACGATCCTGCTGGTCGAGCAGAACTTCCGCTTCGCCGCCACCATCGCGGACCGCCACTACGTGATGGAGGAGGGGCATATCGTCGACATGATCCCGAACGACCAGCTCGAAGCCAACATGGACAAGCTGCACGAATATCTCGGCGTCTGA
- a CDS encoding ABC transporter ATP-binding protein translates to MQGENILETRNLTKEFKGFIAVKDVNLQVRRGSIHALIGPNGAGKTTVFNLLTKFLIPSGGQILFNGNDITRVKPADIARRGLVRSFQISAVFPHLTCLENVRVALQKRLRGDSFDFWRSETTLRALDGQADDLLDQVNLAAYRDIPAVELPYGRKRALEIATTLALEPELMLLDEPMAGMGHEDIDHTAALIRKVSADRTILMVEHNLSVVSDLSDKITVLRRGEILAEGPYAVVSKDPQVMEAYMGTGHA, encoded by the coding sequence ATGCAGGGCGAGAACATACTTGAAACCCGGAACCTGACGAAGGAATTCAAGGGTTTCATCGCGGTGAAGGACGTCAATCTCCAGGTCCGCCGCGGCAGCATCCATGCCCTGATCGGCCCGAACGGGGCGGGCAAGACGACGGTCTTCAACCTGCTGACCAAGTTCCTGATCCCGAGCGGCGGCCAGATCCTGTTCAACGGCAACGACATCACCCGGGTCAAGCCGGCCGACATCGCCCGGCGCGGCCTCGTACGCTCGTTCCAGATCAGCGCCGTGTTCCCGCACCTGACCTGCCTGGAGAACGTACGGGTGGCGCTGCAGAAGCGCCTGCGCGGCGACAGCTTCGACTTCTGGCGCTCGGAGACGACGCTCCGGGCGCTGGACGGCCAGGCCGACGATCTGCTCGACCAGGTCAACCTGGCGGCCTACCGCGACATCCCGGCGGTCGAGCTGCCCTACGGGCGCAAGCGCGCGCTGGAGATCGCGACCACGCTGGCGCTCGAGCCGGAACTGATGCTGCTCGACGAGCCGATGGCCGGCATGGGGCACGAGGACATCGACCACACCGCGGCGCTGATCCGCAAGGTCTCGGCCGACCGCACCATCCTGATGGTCGAGCACAACCTGTCGGTCGTGTCGGACCTGTCGGACAAGATCACGGTGCTGCGCCGGGGCGAGATCCTGGCCGAGGGGCCCTACGCCGTGGTGTCGAAGGACCCGCAGGTGATGGAAGCGTACATGGGGACGGGACATGCCTGA
- a CDS encoding YgaP-like transmembrane domain has translation MNKVIDDIYERVAGGEENLSQVERWTSMLGGVVLAAAGLRRGGVQGAIMGVAGGLLAARGMSGHCAIKAMIDERSGHDEGMYSGDFLESERRRSDDRLDRPWNRVDEAADESFPASDPPSYTPGRA, from the coding sequence GTGAACAAGGTCATCGACGATATCTATGAGAGGGTGGCCGGCGGGGAAGAGAACCTTTCCCAGGTCGAACGCTGGACCTCGATGCTCGGCGGCGTCGTGCTGGCTGCCGCCGGCCTGCGCCGGGGCGGCGTGCAGGGCGCCATCATGGGCGTGGCCGGCGGCCTGCTGGCCGCGCGCGGCATGAGCGGCCACTGTGCCATCAAGGCCATGATCGACGAACGTTCCGGCCACGACGAAGGCATGTATTCCGGGGACTTCCTGGAGTCGGAACGCCGCCGCTCCGACGACCGCCTGGACCGCCCCTGGAACCGGGTCGACGAGGCGGCCGACGAAAGCTTCCCGGCCAGCGACCCGCCGTCCTACACGCCGGGCCGGGCTTAA
- the ureG gene encoding urease accessory protein UreG — translation MVRSHTGPLRVGIGGPVGSGKTALVDALCKGMRDAWDVAAITNDIYTREDAEFLTRSGALDPSRILGVETGGCPHTAIREDASINLAAVDQLNARFPDLDLIFVESGGDNLAATFSPELADLTIYVIDVSAGDKIPRKGGPGITRSDLLVINKIDLAPLVGASLEVMDRDARRMRGDRPFLFSNLKSGQGLPEIISFIVRAGGLPPPG, via the coding sequence ATCGTCCGGTCACACACCGGCCCCCTGCGGGTCGGCATCGGCGGTCCGGTCGGCTCCGGCAAGACCGCGCTCGTCGATGCCCTGTGCAAGGGCATGCGCGACGCCTGGGACGTCGCCGCGATCACCAACGACATCTATACCCGCGAGGACGCCGAGTTCCTGACCCGGAGCGGCGCGCTGGACCCGTCCCGGATCCTGGGGGTGGAGACGGGCGGCTGCCCGCACACGGCGATCCGGGAGGATGCCTCGATCAACCTGGCCGCGGTCGACCAGCTGAACGCGCGGTTCCCCGACCTGGACCTGATCTTCGTCGAGTCGGGCGGCGACAACCTCGCCGCGACCTTCTCGCCGGAACTGGCCGACCTGACCATCTACGTGATCGACGTGTCTGCCGGTGACAAGATCCCGCGCAAGGGCGGCCCCGGCATTACCCGCTCGGACCTGCTGGTGATCAACAAGATCGACCTGGCGCCGCTGGTCGGCGCCAGCCTGGAGGTGATGGACCGCGACGCCCGCCGGATGCGCGGCGACCGGCCGTTCCTGTTCAGCAACCTGAAGAGCGGGCAGGGGCTGCCCGAGATCATCTCCTTCATCGTCCGCGCCGGGGGCCTTCCGCCGCCGGGCTGA
- a CDS encoding urease accessory protein UreF, translating to MTTEAPAAAPGTAGPVDPRHLTRLLAWMSPGFPIGGYTYSHGIEYAVEAGRVRDRESLVSWIEAILLHGAGWTDAVLFAAAARAVRRDDEAALRWAAERADAMRGSSELALESAAQGTAFLSTVGATWPPVGLERWAAVLADTGRPPAHAVAVAVVTACAGMDPGAALCAFLHGFAANLVSAGVRLVPLGQTDGQRAIARLDPVLHRVASDALAADPADLGSRAPLVDWAAMSHETQYTRLFRS from the coding sequence ATGACCACTGAGGCCCCGGCCGCCGCACCCGGCACCGCCGGCCCGGTCGATCCCCGGCATCTGACGCGGCTGCTCGCCTGGATGTCGCCGGGCTTCCCGATCGGCGGCTATACCTACAGCCACGGGATCGAGTACGCGGTAGAGGCCGGACGGGTCCGGGACCGGGAGTCGCTGGTCTCCTGGATCGAGGCGATCCTGCTGCACGGCGCGGGTTGGACCGACGCGGTCCTGTTCGCGGCCGCCGCCCGCGCCGTGCGGCGGGACGACGAAGCGGCCCTGCGGTGGGCGGCGGAGCGGGCCGACGCCATGCGCGGCAGCAGCGAGCTGGCGCTGGAGAGCGCCGCCCAGGGGACCGCGTTCCTCTCGACGGTGGGGGCGACCTGGCCGCCCGTCGGGCTGGAGCGCTGGGCGGCGGTGCTCGCCGACACGGGCCGGCCGCCGGCCCACGCCGTCGCCGTGGCCGTCGTCACCGCCTGCGCCGGCATGGACCCCGGGGCGGCGCTCTGCGCTTTCCTGCACGGCTTCGCGGCGAACCTCGTCTCCGCCGGGGTGCGGCTGGTCCCGCTCGGCCAGACCGACGGGCAGCGCGCGATAGCGCGACTCGACCCGGTCCTGCACCGCGTCGCGTCCGATGCCCTGGCCGCCGATCCCGCCGACCTGGGATCCAGGGCGCCCCTGGTCGACTGGGCCGCCATGTCCCACGAAACGCAATATACGAGGTTGTTCCGCTCATGA
- the ureE gene encoding urease accessory protein UreE — MLRRATRVHPAGHRPTHAAAGTVTLAFDDRFRRRIQLNDDSGEPFLLDLARAVVLNDGDALELDDGTWIAVRAADEDLAEVTCATPETLARIAWHLGNRHLPVQIAGAAVRLRWDHVIVEMLQGLGADVVRLRAAFTPEAGAYAHHDH; from the coding sequence ATGCTCCGCCGCGCCACCCGAGTCCACCCCGCCGGCCACCGGCCCACCCATGCCGCCGCCGGTACCGTGACCCTCGCCTTCGACGACCGCTTCCGCCGCCGGATCCAGCTCAACGACGATTCGGGAGAGCCGTTCCTGCTCGACCTCGCGCGCGCCGTGGTGCTGAACGACGGCGACGCCCTGGAACTGGACGACGGCACCTGGATCGCGGTGCGCGCCGCCGACGAGGATCTGGCGGAGGTGACCTGCGCCACCCCCGAGACCCTGGCCCGCATCGCCTGGCACCTGGGCAACCGGCATCTTCCGGTGCAGATCGCCGGCGCCGCGGTCCGGCTCCGCTGGGACCATGTGATCGTCGAGATGCTGCAAGGGCTCGGCGCCGACGTGGTCCGGCTGCGCGCGGCCTTCACGCCGGAAGCCGGGGCTTATGCGCACCATGACCACTGA
- the ureC gene encoding urease subunit alpha, producing MAYRIDRSDYAAMFGPTTGDRLRLADTELIVEVEADHTIYGEEVKFGGGKVIRDGMGQSQVTRQDGAVDTVITNALIIDHWGIVKADIGIRDGRIAAIGKAGNPDVQPGVTIVVGPGTEVIAGEGKIVTAGGLDVHIHAICPQQAEEALYSGVTTLMGGGTGPAAGTSATTCTPGPWHIARMLQAVEALPVNFGLFGKGNASQPAALVEQVRAGVCALKLHEDWGTTPQAIDTCLAVADDMDVAVAIHTDTLNESGFVEDTIAAFKGRNIHAFHTEGAGGGHAPDIIKLCGLGNVLPSSTNPTRPFTVNTVDEHLDMLMVCHHLDPRIPEDVAFAESRIRRETIAAEDILHDLGAFSMISSDSQAMGRVGEVIIRTWQTADKMKRQRGALPEERGDNDNFRVKRYIAKYTINPALTHGVADHVGSVAVGKLADLVIWSPAFFGVKPDMILKCGMIAGAVMGDPNASIPTPQPVHYRPMFGAMGRALTVSSVTFVSQAGLENDPAARLGLMRPLVPVRGIRSVGKKQMVHNDMTPAIEVDPETYEVRADGQLLTCEPADVLPLAQRYFLF from the coding sequence ATGGCCTATCGCATCGACCGTTCCGACTATGCCGCCATGTTCGGCCCAACCACCGGCGACCGCCTCCGCCTCGCCGACACCGAATTGATCGTCGAGGTGGAGGCGGACCACACCATCTACGGCGAGGAGGTCAAGTTCGGCGGCGGCAAGGTGATCCGCGACGGCATGGGGCAGTCCCAGGTGACCCGCCAGGACGGGGCCGTCGATACCGTCATCACCAACGCGCTGATCATCGACCACTGGGGCATCGTCAAGGCCGACATCGGCATCCGGGACGGCCGGATCGCCGCCATTGGCAAGGCCGGGAACCCCGACGTGCAGCCCGGCGTCACGATCGTCGTCGGTCCCGGCACCGAGGTGATCGCGGGCGAGGGGAAGATCGTCACGGCCGGCGGCCTCGACGTGCATATCCACGCGATCTGCCCGCAGCAGGCGGAGGAAGCGCTCTACAGCGGCGTCACCACCCTGATGGGCGGCGGGACGGGGCCCGCGGCGGGGACTTCCGCCACCACCTGCACGCCGGGACCGTGGCACATCGCCCGCATGCTCCAGGCGGTCGAGGCCCTGCCGGTCAATTTCGGCCTGTTCGGCAAGGGCAACGCCAGCCAGCCGGCGGCGCTGGTCGAGCAGGTGAGAGCGGGGGTGTGCGCGTTGAAGTTGCATGAGGACTGGGGGACGACGCCCCAGGCCATCGACACCTGCCTGGCCGTCGCCGACGACATGGACGTCGCGGTCGCCATCCATACCGACACGCTGAACGAATCGGGCTTCGTCGAGGACACCATCGCGGCCTTCAAGGGGCGCAATATCCACGCCTTCCATACCGAGGGGGCCGGCGGCGGCCACGCGCCGGACATCATCAAGCTGTGCGGCCTGGGCAACGTGCTGCCCAGCTCGACCAACCCGACCCGGCCCTTCACGGTCAATACGGTGGACGAGCATCTCGACATGCTGATGGTCTGCCACCATCTCGACCCACGCATTCCGGAGGACGTCGCCTTCGCCGAGAGCCGCATCCGGCGCGAGACCATCGCCGCCGAGGACATCCTGCACGACCTCGGCGCCTTCTCCATGATCTCGTCCGACAGCCAGGCCATGGGGCGGGTCGGCGAGGTGATCATCCGGACATGGCAGACGGCGGACAAGATGAAGCGCCAGCGGGGCGCGCTGCCGGAGGAACGGGGCGACAACGACAATTTCAGGGTCAAGCGCTACATCGCCAAATACACCATCAACCCCGCCCTGACGCACGGGGTGGCCGACCATGTCGGCTCGGTCGCGGTGGGCAAGCTGGCCGATCTCGTGATCTGGTCGCCGGCCTTCTTCGGGGTCAAACCGGACATGATCCTGAAGTGCGGCATGATCGCGGGCGCGGTCATGGGCGATCCCAACGCCTCGATCCCGACGCCCCAGCCCGTCCATTACCGGCCCATGTTCGGGGCGATGGGCCGGGCGCTCACGGTCAGCTCGGTCACCTTCGTCAGCCAGGCCGGGCTGGAGAACGACCCCGCCGCCAGGCTCGGCCTGATGCGGCCGCTAGTGCCGGTCCGGGGCATCCGCTCCGTCGGGAAGAAGCAGATGGTCCACAACGACATGACCCCGGCGATCGAGGTCGATCCCGAGACCTACGAGGTCCGGGCCGACGGCCAACTCCTGACCTGCGAGCCCGCGGACGTGCTGCCGCTCGCCCAGCGCTACTTCCTGTTCTGA
- a CDS encoding urease subunit beta: MIPGELLVRPGEIDLNEGRETVSLDVANTGDRPIQVGSHYHFYETNAALSFDREKARGFRLDIPAGTAVRFEPGQTRTVNLVAYAGSREVHGFTGRINGKL, from the coding sequence ATGATTCCCGGCGAACTGCTGGTCCGGCCCGGAGAGATCGACCTGAACGAGGGGCGGGAGACCGTCAGCCTGGACGTCGCCAACACGGGCGACCGTCCGATCCAGGTCGGGTCCCACTATCATTTCTACGAGACCAACGCGGCGCTGTCCTTCGACCGGGAGAAGGCGCGCGGCTTCCGGCTGGACATTCCCGCCGGCACAGCGGTCCGGTTCGAGCCCGGGCAGACCCGCACGGTCAACCTGGTCGCCTACGCCGGCAGCCGCGAGGTCCACGGCTTCACCGGCCGGATCAACGGCAAGCTCTAG
- a CDS encoding urease subunit gamma produces the protein MNLSPREKDKLLVAMAAMVARRRLERGVKLNYPEAIALITDFVVEGARDGRSVAELMRDGAEVLTRDQVMEGIPEMIHEIQVEATFPDGTKLVTVHLPIR, from the coding sequence ATGAACCTTTCGCCGCGTGAGAAGGACAAACTGCTGGTCGCCATGGCGGCGATGGTGGCACGGCGCCGGCTGGAGCGGGGAGTCAAGCTGAACTACCCGGAGGCGATCGCCCTGATCACCGACTTCGTCGTCGAAGGGGCGCGCGACGGCCGAAGCGTCGCCGAGCTGATGCGCGACGGCGCCGAGGTGCTCACCCGCGACCAGGTGATGGAGGGGATCCCGGAGATGATCCACGAGATCCAGGTCGAGGCCACGTTCCCCGACGGCACCAAGCTCGTCACCGTCCACCTGCCGATCCGCTGA
- a CDS encoding urease accessory protein UreD, translated as MAPDIPLSSADALSSRTAQPRLKIHGEARVRFEHRAGATRLAALFHHDPLRVLFPNPRVGDLPVATLVTTSGGLVGGDRLDVSVEVGPGASALVTTQAAEKIYRSTGADVHVSTGVTVGPEGWLEWLPQEAILFDGARLRRATTVHLEASSRLMAGELLVFGRIASGERFTRGLARDAWEVRRDGRLAWADALHLDGDVRNALDHPACFGGAAAYGTILYAAPDAARHLDAARRLIDTVVSGVPPGVLAAATCLDGMLVIRWLGDRAHHVRRAYAGFWAGFRAHAAGLPGRLPRLWDV; from the coding sequence ATGGCGCCGGATATCCCTCTCTCCTCCGCCGACGCCCTCTCATCCCGAACCGCGCAGCCCCGCCTGAAGATCCATGGCGAGGCCCGGGTCCGTTTCGAGCACCGGGCCGGGGCCACGCGCCTCGCCGCCCTGTTTCATCATGACCCCCTGCGGGTGCTGTTCCCGAACCCGCGGGTCGGCGACCTGCCGGTCGCCACGCTGGTCACGACCTCCGGCGGGCTGGTCGGCGGCGACCGGCTGGACGTTTCGGTCGAGGTCGGGCCCGGCGCCTCGGCGCTGGTCACGACCCAGGCGGCCGAGAAGATCTATCGCTCCACCGGCGCCGACGTCCATGTCTCGACCGGCGTGACCGTCGGCCCCGAGGGATGGCTGGAATGGCTGCCGCAGGAGGCGATCCTGTTCGACGGCGCCCGGCTGCGCCGCGCCACGACCGTCCACCTGGAGGCCTCCTCCCGCCTGATGGCCGGCGAGCTCCTGGTGTTCGGCCGGATCGCGAGCGGCGAACGGTTCACCCGCGGGCTCGCGCGCGACGCCTGGGAGGTCCGCCGCGACGGCAGGCTGGCCTGGGCCGACGCGCTGCACCTGGACGGCGACGTGCGGAACGCGCTGGACCACCCCGCCTGTTTCGGGGGAGCCGCCGCCTATGGCACGATCCTCTACGCGGCGCCCGATGCCGCACGCCATCTGGACGCGGCGCGCCGCTTGATCGACACTGTGGTATCCGGGGTGCCTCCCGGCGTCCTCGCCGCGGCGACCTGTCTGGACGGCATGCTGGTCATCCGCTGGCTCGGCGACCGGGCGCACCATGTGCGGCGCGCCTATGCCGGCTTCTGGGCCGGGTTCAGGGCCCACGCCGCCGGGCTGCCGGGGCGTCTGCCCCGCCTGTGGGACGTGTGA
- the phoU gene encoding phosphate signaling complex protein PhoU, which translates to MPSGHTVVAFDNELTTLHRKIAEMGGLAEEQLMRAMEALVSRDENLASSIIGRDAEIDRGEAEVEALAVRVLALRQPMAKDLRQVITALKVSTNLERIGDFASNCAKRVMALSQVPPAGPMKSLNRMGVTTAGMVHDVVKAYVDEDYDLAMAVRDRDAEVDAVYTSLFRELLTYMMESPQQITACTHLMFIAKNLERVGDHATNVAETVCFLVKGRLPGEERLKEDLSSFTVVNPPDARE; encoded by the coding sequence ATGCCGTCAGGACACACCGTGGTCGCGTTCGATAACGAACTGACCACGCTGCACAGGAAGATCGCCGAGATGGGCGGCCTTGCCGAGGAGCAGTTGATGCGTGCCATGGAGGCCCTGGTCTCCCGCGACGAGAACCTCGCGAGCAGCATCATCGGCCGCGATGCCGAGATCGACAGGGGCGAAGCGGAAGTGGAGGCCCTCGCGGTGCGGGTCCTGGCCCTGCGCCAGCCGATGGCGAAGGACCTGCGGCAGGTCATCACCGCGCTCAAGGTGAGCACGAACCTGGAGCGGATCGGCGACTTCGCGAGCAACTGCGCCAAGCGGGTCATGGCGCTGTCGCAGGTGCCGCCGGCCGGCCCGATGAAGTCCCTGAACCGCATGGGCGTCACCACGGCCGGCATGGTCCACGACGTCGTGAAGGCCTACGTGGACGAGGACTATGACCTCGCGATGGCAGTCCGCGACCGCGACGCCGAGGTCGACGCCGTCTACACCAGCCTGTTCCGGGAACTGCTGACCTACATGATGGAGTCGCCCCAGCAGATCACCGCCTGCACGCACCTGATGTTCATCGCCAAGAACCTGGAGCGGGTCGGCGACCATGCGACCAACGTCGCCGAAACGGTCTGCTTCCTGGTCAAGGGGCGCCTGCCCGGCGAGGAGCGGCTGAAGGAGGACCTGAGCAGCTTCACGGTGGTCAACCCTCCCGACGCTCGGGAATGA
- a CDS encoding pentapeptide repeat-containing protein, whose product MTPHELVAILDKHERWLSKRAGGVRANLAMIDLQGMHLAGSNLQSAKLSGANMSGCDMNKANLSYSDMFAAHLTKADMSGCNFYRADMRGAHMRGARLKGAILREADLRGGALLDGRSSGAQVLKSDLTGANFDDALLSRANLSGADMSEVSLSGADCQGAIMTGVNLSGANVKNANLSRADLKGVNLSGANLSGAVLRDCNLAGAILAGAVLKNADLLGAKLEGVDLSGADCTGANIARTAENFSLRIQRSLEGHYNWINSNGATGQRADLQSEDLAHIDLSGVNLSGANLKGIKLVGANVSEALLVMSDLSLADLRECNLSNATLDGTNFRGSDLSGARLDGAELGSVDIKGPTGKATGRMWPANLSEAKLIGASLRRTNLRGANLSGADLSFADLTDAILIDANLKDVNLEGARLDGAAMPAHSPDDED is encoded by the coding sequence ATGACCCCACACGAGTTGGTCGCCATCCTCGACAAGCATGAGCGTTGGCTGAGCAAACGGGCCGGGGGCGTGCGGGCCAATCTGGCGATGATCGATCTCCAGGGGATGCATCTGGCGGGCTCAAACCTGCAATCGGCGAAGCTGTCGGGCGCCAACATGTCGGGCTGCGACATGAACAAGGCCAACCTGAGCTACTCGGACATGTTCGCGGCGCACCTGACGAAGGCCGACATGTCGGGCTGCAACTTCTATCGGGCCGACATGAGGGGCGCCCACATGCGGGGCGCCCGCCTGAAGGGGGCGATCCTCCGGGAAGCCGACCTGCGGGGCGGCGCCCTGCTCGACGGGCGCTCTTCGGGCGCCCAGGTGCTCAAGTCCGACCTCACCGGGGCGAACTTCGACGATGCCCTGCTGTCCCGGGCGAACCTGTCGGGCGCCGACATGTCCGAGGTCAGCCTGTCCGGAGCGGACTGCCAGGGCGCGATCATGACCGGCGTCAATCTCAGCGGCGCGAACGTCAAGAACGCCAACCTTTCCAGGGCCGACCTGAAGGGCGTCAACCTGAGCGGCGCCAACCTGTCGGGAGCCGTTCTGCGCGACTGCAACCTCGCCGGTGCCATCCTGGCCGGGGCGGTCCTCAAGAACGCCGACCTGCTGGGCGCCAAGCTGGAGGGGGTGGATCTGTCCGGCGCGGACTGCACCGGCGCCAACATCGCCCGCACGGCCGAGAATTTCTCGCTGAGGATCCAGCGCAGCCTCGAAGGGCACTACAACTGGATCAACAGCAACGGCGCCACCGGGCAGCGCGCCGATCTCCAGTCCGAGGATCTGGCCCATATCGACCTGAGCGGCGTCAATCTCTCCGGCGCCAACCTGAAAGGCATCAAGCTGGTCGGCGCCAACGTCTCCGAGGCGCTCCTGGTCATGTCGGACCTTTCGCTCGCGGACCTCAGGGAGTGCAACCTGTCGAATGCGACGCTGGACGGCACCAATTTCCGCGGCAGCGATCTCAGCGGGGCGCGGCTGGACGGCGCGGAACTGGGTTCGGTGGACATAAAGGGCCCCACCGGCAAGGCGACCGGCCGGATGTGGCCCGCCAACCTCAGCGAGGCCAAGCTCATCGGTGCCAGCCTGCGCCGGACCAATCTGCGGGGCGCCAATCTCTCCGGAGCCGACCTCAGCTTCGCCGATCTGACCGACGCGATCCTGATCGACGCCAATCTCAAGGACGTCAACCTGGAAGGAGCGCGCCTCGACGGCGCCGCGATGCCGGCACACTCGCCCGACGACGAGGACTGA